Part of the Paludisphaera borealis genome, GGGGACGGCTGGATCGACGCGGTGCAAGTAGTAGAGGTCGATGTGATCGACCCCCAAGCGCTGGAGCGAGCCGTCGCAGGCCTCGCGCACGTGCTCCGGCCGGCCGTCGATGCTCCCTCCCCCCCTACCATCCGTGCCGCCCACGAAGCCGAACTTCGTGGCCACGCTCACCTGGTCGCGACGGTCGCGGATCGCCCTGCCGACCAGCTCCTCGTTTGTGTATGGACCGTAGGCGTCCGACGTGTCGAAGAGATTAATCCCCAGTTCCAGGGCCCGGTGGATGGTCGCGATGGATTCGGCTTCGTCGGCGGGCCCGTAGGCGTCGCTCATTCCCATGCAGCCGAGTCCCAGCGCGGAGACGATCAATCCCTGCTTGCCGAGTCGTCGCGACTCCATGTGCTTCCTCCTCGTGTCGAGTGGCCTCTTTCGCCGGAAATTCCTGGCTGAGCGTCGACCTCGTCGTCCGGGGCCACGCCCCGTCTTTCTGAACGAACATTAATCAACGTCCGCCTCGTGTGCAAATAGAAACCGGCGAGACCGGGGCGGTCGGGCGGTCGGCAAGACCGCTTCGCCCCGGATGGCCGAAGCGCCGCCTGCTTCAGGAAGAGGACCTCGGACTGGGTGTCGACGCTGCTTTGATCGTCGATCTCCCGCGGCTCGAAGCTGATGGCCTGGAGGCCGCAAACGACCCTCGTTCAAGTCGAAGCGGATCGAACGATCACGGTTCGTGAACCCTGACCGTCCCTGTTCGGATCAGCTCAGAGGGCTCGGTTCGTCACGGTCTCAAGTATCCGCTGCTCACGCTCCTGGAGCTGGTCGCCCAGCCAGTCCAGCGAGCTGCGGTAGAGGAGGAGGGCCGCCGCGCACTGGGCCAGAGACAGGAGCAGACATACGGGCACGCGTCCGGCCAGACCGAACACGTTCAACACCGATTCGGCGGCCAGGGGGATCAGCGTCAGCGACTGGCAGAGGGGGAAGACGAGGAGGAACATCGCGACCTGAAGCAGCACGGTGGTCACCTTCGGGTTGGCGGGCTTCAAGGTGCCCGGGGCGAGGTAGACCGGCACGTAGATCGAGAACAGGTTGGCCATGAAGCAGAACATCAGATACATCGAGATGAACTGCGGGATCATCGACAGGGCGTGATCGAGCCGCATCGGGCGGAGGATCTGCACGGCGGTCAGCATGATCGCCGTGAGTACGACGGCCACCGGGGCGATCGCCAGGTTCTTGCCCAGGAGGATGTCCCGCCGGGGCGCGGCGCACAGCACGAAAACGCGGAAGCCGTCCCGGTCGATGCCGAACTGATTGACCATGAGCTGCGCCATTCCGAAGAGCACGCAGGCGATCGCCGCGACGCCGAGCAGCGGACTGGACAGCTCCGGCATGCCCTGGCGTCCATTGAGCAGCATCGAGCCGAACACCCCGCCCATGATCAGCGGGGAGAGCAGCGACATCTTCGCCTCGGGCGACCGCAGCAACGACCGGAACCCGCCCAGCGCGATGGCCGAAGCCGGCTCCGAGAGGCCGGGGAGAGTCAGTTCGAGCAACCGGTTTCCGGGCTTTCCGACAGGCGACGCCGGCTTCACCGGCGCCCGGCTCTTGCGACTCGAAGCCTGCCCCTGATACTGGCGGACCGTCGAGCGATACGCCCGCCAGAGGCTCCCCGCGCCGATCAGCGACATGCCCGCCAGGCCGAGGAGGGAAGGCGCGATTCGGCCCTCCGCCGCGGATTTGACGCCCAGCGCCAGCCATCCCACGGGCAGCGCCGTGTTGGCGATGCCGACGATCCTCGCGATTTGCTGCGGTCCCTCGGCGGACAGCCGCTGAGTCTCGTTCTTGAAGGTGTCGAGAGCCTCTTCGCTTCGCCGCTTGAACTCCTCGATGCTGATCTCTCCCGCCTCGAGAGACTTCCCCAGCGAGGCCTGCTCCGCCTGCATCTGCGCTATCGACCGGGAGGACTCCCGCAGAGTCATGCGAGACATACGCGGGATGTAGAGGTTCAGCAGGTTCGGCAACTGGAAGATGAGCACGAAGACCATCGTCGCCGCCACCACCACGGTCCGGCGGCGGCGGGGATTGCTCACGAGCGATGCCAGCCATCCCTGGAACAGATACGTCGGCGCCGTGACCATCAGCAGGAAGGCCGCCAGCGCCGGGACGACCGGCAATTGCGACACGCCCTTGACGTAAACAAGGGCCAGCGCGTACCCGGCCATCGCGGGGACGAAAACGACGATGGTCAAGCGGAGCAGCGAGCTGAGGTAGTTGATCAAGAACGCCGCGTTGACCGAGACCGGCAGGTGGAGGAATTTCGAGAGCGGCAGGTCCTCGTTCCGCTGCAACTCGACGAGCACTCCGATCGCCCAGAAGCTCAGGAATCCGACGATCAGCCCGTCCCAAACGTACATGAGCTGGTCCGGCGTGGCCTTCGGGATCGCATACAAACCGAGCGCGAAGGAGCCGATGAACAGGGGGACGGCCATGACGAGGGTCAGGACGACGACGGCGGCCATCAGGACTGCGTTGAGCTTGCCCGCGCGTCGCCAATGGTTGGCGGTCAGCCGCCAGCGCAGCCAGACGAAGGCCTGGAAATGACGCCAGTTCACGACGACACCCCCTCAAGCCAGTCGAGCTTGCGGGTCGCGACTTGGTCCGCCCCCGCCGCCTTCAGGAAGCACTCTTCCAGAGTCGCCCCCTGACGGAGGTCGTTCAGCGACGATTGCTCGACCAGCCGCCCCTTCACGATGATGCCGACGTGGGTGCAGAGCCGCTCGACGATCTCCAGCACGTGCGACGTCAGGAAGACCGTCGACCCTCGCGCCACGAACCCGGCGAGCAGGTCGCGAATGACGCTGGAGGTCACCGCGTCGACCCCCTCGAACGGCTCGTCGAGGAACAGCAGGTCGGGGTTCGGCAGCAGCGCCGCGGCCATCGCCAGCTTCTTCTTCATGCCGTGCGAGTACTCCAGCGTGAGCTTCTTCTCCTCGCCTTGGAGGTCCAGGACGGAGAGGAGTTCGTCGCTGCGGTTCCGGATGGTCTCCTTCGGCATCAAGTGGATGCGTCCGACGAAGGTGAGGTATTCCCGGGCGGTCAGATTGTCGAACAACGCCAGGTCTTCCGGGATGACCCCCACGCGACGCTTCGCCTCCAACGCCTGGCGCGAGTCGAGCATGTCGCGGCCCAACACGCTCATCCGGCCGCCGGAAGGGGCGAGCAGCCCCGTGAGCATCTTGATCGTGGTCGACTTCCCCGCGCCGTTGGGCCCCAGGAACCCGTAAACGGTCCCACGTTCGACGGCCAGATCGATGCCGTCCACCGCGCGGAAGTCGTTGAAGTAACGCGTCAGCTCGTGCGTCTCGATCGCCAGGGTCATCGACGTCTCTCGCCGGAAGATGATGGGGTCATGGGCGACATGACCATATCAGACCCGAGCCGACCATGCCATCACATCGCGGCGGCGTGAGTGGGCGTCCCTGGCGAAGCGGAGGAGCCCATGGCGGGAAGGGACGTCCGCACGCACGCCCAGCCCCCAATTGGGGCGCGGCGCTCCCACGAGCCGGCGCGGACGATTCGTCATGAAACCACGTCGAAAATGAGGAGCGACCGCGTCCTTCCGCGCCAACAAGAACCAGGAACAAAGTCCGGCCCCCGATTTCCGTCGTGGCCTATGTAAATAGTGTGTGCCGAAGTTCGAGCCGAGCGACCGCGTTCCCCAATACCCGGCCTGGGGACATGATGCGCCATCTCCCGATGGGCGTTCGCGGATCAACGCGGCGTCGCTGGACAGCGACCGGCGAGGCGACCGGGTCCCGGAGCGAGACGTCCCGTCATGAGCCAGAATATTCTCCTGTTGACCGCTACGATCAACTCGCGGAAGGGGATTCCTGCCCTCTCGCGACTCGATCCCGACCAGCGCCGGGCGGATTATGCGAGGGCCTTCCGCTTCTACCTCGGCCTGCTCGGTCGGCCCCTGGACAAGATCGTCCTCGTCGAGAATTCCGCCTCGGACCTCACCGACCTCGAACGCCTGGCGCGCGAAGCGGGGGCCGCGGATCGGGTGGAATTGATCTCCTTCTTCGGCCAGGACTTCCCGCCCGAATACGGGCGCGCCTACAGCGAGTTCAGGACCATCGATCACGCCACCGAGCGCTCAGAGACCCTCCGCGGCGGCGACCGGATCATCTGGAAGATGACCGGGCGGTATCTGGTGAGGAACCTCCCTCGGATCATCGCCAAGCGGCCGGAGACCTTCGACCTCTACTGCAACATGCGGAACTACCCATCCCGCTGGGCGGATATGTACCTCCTGGCCTGGACCGGCGTGGGATACGAGGGCGTTCTCAAGGGCCTGGCCCCTCGGCTCCGCCAGGACGCCGGCGCCGGCTCGCCCGAGGAGGAATTCTGGCGCGTGATCGACGAGGCCGGGCGACACTACAAGATCGTCCCCCGGTTCCGCCAGATCCCCTACATCGACGGCATCCGCGGCTTCGACAACAAGAACTACATGGAGGAGTCGGGGCGGTGGAAGTTCATGGCGAGGCGGATCGCCCTTTACGTCGCCCCGTGGCTCTGGATCTGAGCTTCGGGGAGGAAGAGGAGTCGACGGATTGGCTCGTTCTCCTCAGTTTGTCACTCCTTCGCGCGGACCTGTTCGAAGAGGAACACGCCCTTCTTGTTCGAGGTGACGACGTCGAGCAGCTTGTCGCCGTTGAAGTCGAGGACCTCGAACTGGGTGCCGATGCCGCTCTGGTCGTCGATCTCGACTGGCTGGAAGCTGGTCTTGCCGTCGGTCCCCTTCGAGGCTTTGAACCAGTAGAGGCGGGCGGGCTTGTCGGAGCCCGCCTCACTCCGGCCGTGGGACCAGAACCGCTTCCCCGTGACGAAATCCTTCAGGCCGTCGCCGTCGATGTCGGCGGCGATCAGGGCGTGCGTCTCCGAGACGAGGTCGGGGAACAGGTCGTGGCGGGTGAAGGTCGGCGAGCCGTCCTTCGTCGCTCCCTGCTCGAACCACCAGATGCCGAACCGGTGCGCCGAGCTGGCGATGACGTCCGCCTTGCCGTCGCCGTTCACGTCGTAGGCGATCATGTCGGCCACCGCGTCGCCGAGCTGGGCGGGGTGGAAGGCCCAGGTTCCGGTCTTGTTCGACTCGGGCTGTTCCCACCAACCGCCGGTGCAGATCACGTCCTTGCGGCCGTCGCCGTTGAGGTCGCCGACGCCGAGCCCATGCGCGAACTGCTGGGTGCCGGGGCCTCCCTTGCCCTCGCTGATCGGGTGCATCTCCCAGGGTTGCTTGGGGTCGGAGCCGGGGGTGAACCAGGCCATCCGCCCCTCGTCCTGCTTGCCCTTCGGCTGCGAGCCCATGACCAGCACGCGACGCCCGTCGCCGAAGAGGTCGGTGTACAGCGGCGTCTCGTTGCAGGCGCTCGGCGCGATCTCGTGACGCGCCCAGTGGCCGTCCTTCCCCTTGGGGTTTTCGTACCAGGCCGCGGCGCCGCCCGGAAAGCCGATGACGATCTGGTCGGGCCAGCCGTCGCGGTCGACGTCGTCGGCCCAGCAGGTCATGCACTCGCTGTACGACCGCAGGCCGTCGCCGTAATCGCCGGGCTTGCGGATGTCGTGCTTGACCCACGACGGGGCTTCATACCACGAGTCGCCGATGAGGACGTCGAGCTTGCCGTCCTTGTTCACGTCGGCCGTCGCGACGCCCTCGGATCGGAACTTCCCCTCAATCGTCGTCTTCTTCCAGGAGATTCGCCCGCCCGCTCCCGGCTCCGAGGCGCGGGCCGAGGTCAAGAGGATCGCCGATGCGCCGAGGATGGCAGCCCAGTTTCGCACGCTCATGGTGATGTATCCCCGGCGGGTCCTGAAGGTGAACGGGCCTCCCTCGCTGGGAGGTGAATTCCTAAGAAGATACTCCGAGTTGCGCGGGATGCCAGTGGGCAGCGAGCGCTTCCCAAGATGCGCGGGGCGGAGAAACGGGGGCGAGGCGGAGGGAGGACGCGAGCGGCGGTTCCGTGAAACGAAGCGTCCCGGCCCGTGCCGCCGCCGCCAGCAGACGGGGCGTGGCTTGCGGTCGGGAGGGGCATGTAGGATCATTTAAGAAGGGCTTGCCGTGTCGTCGAGGCGGCGGCCGGCCCCGGCCCCTCCCGCGTGTCGGCCGGCCATGCGGGACGCCTGCGAAAAATCTCGTCTCGTCGAGGATGATAGATGAATACGATCGATTATATTTACAGGTTTGACCCGAAGAACCCCTCGGCCAAGCCTCTGCCCCACGACGCGGAAGTGGCCCGGCGCGTCCTGGAGGACGGGAACCGGATGTTCTCGAAGTGGATGGAGAGCTGCCGCACCGGCACCCCCTCTCAGGGCGAGCCGCGGTACATCGTGTCCTGCAACGGCCTTGAGGTGGGGATGCCTCGGACCCACGGCGAGATGCCCACGCAGTCGCCGTTCGCGGTGGTGGTCGGATGCTCCGACGCGCGGGTTCCGACCGAGATGCTGTTCGGGCAAGGGTTCAACGACCTCTTCGTGATCCGTGTGGCCGGCAACGTCATGGGCGACGTCTGCCAGGGGAGCGTCGACTTCGCGCTGACCGACCTGAGCCATAGCGTGCGCGTCGTCGTGGTGCTCGGCCACAGCGGCTGCGGAGCCGTCACGGGGGCGGTCGACGCCTATCTTCGTCCGCTGAAGTTCTGGTCGAAGTCCCTCTCCCCGATGCTCCGCTCGCTCACCCAGCGCATCTTCGTGGCGGTCCGGGAGGCGGCGAACGGGTTGAAGGAGGTCTGGGGGCCCGGGGCCCGCGAAGTGCCCGGATACCGGGAAGCCTTGATCGAGTCGGCCGTCTGCATCAACGCCGCCCAGGCGGCGTTCGGCCTCCGGCAGGAAGTGGAGCGCAACGGCCAGTGGGAGGTCGAGGTGCTGTACGGGGTCCACAACATCCGCAACCACCAGGTCTGCATGCCGGTGGACCCGACCGCGCCTCGCTCCGACGAGAACGTCCAGCTCGTCCTGGCGCCCTCCAACCCCAAGGAATTTCAAGCCCTCGCCGTCCAGATGGCGGAGATCCTCAGGCCGAGCAGTGTTCCTCGCCACGGCCATAAGCACTCGATTGCAGACGGGCAAGCCGAAGACGCGCTCCATGCCACGGAGTTGGACGACGCCACGTCCTGATCGACAGGTCGTGGGACAACCTGCGGGACGATCGGGGAACGAAATACAAACCATCATGACGCCGTGGGGACCCCGGGCCTCATGATGGTTTGTATTCGGCCTCCCTTTGGTAGGGCTATGGCCCGCGAGCAATCCGATGGTGGAACGTCGGCGAGGGACATCCGCTCGACGCGATCGCTTGATTCCGAGCCCGCCCAGTTCACGTCTCGCCCACCATGTTCTATATCTTGACAGGCGGAATTCGTTCACGGCGCTCGCCGACTCCAATCGGAGCATTCGCCGTCAGCCCGTCCCCGTTGAGGCACGCCCAACGAGTGGTTTGGTGCGTCGGAGTCATGAGTATTAGGCCCTTATTTAGTGGCTTTCATTGATGGACCTGCACGCCGTAGAACAAGTTCGCCGCCCCGCTCGCGCGGAGGAGATCGCCTCCTGGGAAGCCGGATTCGCATGGCTTGCCGGAGGGACCTGGCTGTTTTCGGAGCCACAGCCCGACGTCCACACGCTGATCGATCTGGAGTCGATGAACTGGCCCTCGCTCCGATCTTCGGAGAAGGGTTTGGAGATCGCCTCCACGTGCCGGGTCGTGGAACTCGATCAGTTCGTCGCCGAAGCGCCGGCCGACTGGACGGCGGCCCCGCTGTTCCGCCAGTGTTGCAGGTCCTTTCTTTCCTCGTTCAAGATCTGGAACGAGGCGACGGTGGGTGGAAACATCTGCATGTCGCTGCCGGCCGGTCCGATGATTTCGCTCACGGCCGCGCTCGAGGGCGTTTGCACGCTCTGGCCGCGCGGCGGCGAACCGCGTCGGGCGGCCGTCGTCGATTTCGTGACGGGCGACCACCAGAATATCCTCGCCCCCGGCGAATTATTGCGATCGATCTTCCTTCCCGCTCACGCGCTCCGCAAAAAGTTCGCCTTCCGACGGTTCGCGCTCACGCACCTCGGCCGATCCGAGGCGCTGCTCATCGGCACGCGGTGCCCCGCGCACGGCGAATTCCTGCTCACCATCACCGCCGCCACGCTCCGACCGGTTCAACTCCGCTTTGAAGGCATGCCGGACGCGGAGGAGTTGAAACGCGCGATCGACGCCGCCGCGCCGTTCCGTCTCTACCTCGACGACGTGCACGGATCACCGGCTCACCGCAAGCACCTGACGCACTACTTCGGGGAACAGATCCGCGCGGAACTCTCCCTCTAAAGTCATCGAACCGGGAAACCGCCATGAGCTATCGAATCAACGGCAAAGCATTCGCGGCGGAACCTCGTCCCGGTCAGTGCTTGCGGACGTTTGTGCGGGACCTTGGCTGGTTTGGAGTCAAGAAAGGGTGTGACGCCGGCGATTGCGGCGCATGCACGGTCTGGCTCGACGGCAAGCCGGTCCACAGTTGCCTCGTCCCCGCCTTCCGGGCCGAGGGCCGCGAAGTGACCACGCTTCAGGGGCTTGCCATCGACGGCGGACTCCATCCGATGCAGCAGGCGTTTCTCGACGCCCAGGCGTTCCAGTGCGGCTTTTGCGCCGCGGGGATGATTATGACGTCGGCGAGCCTCTCCGACGAGCAGAAGACGGACCTCCCGTTCCATCTCAAGGGGAACCTCTGCCGCTGCACCGGCTATCACTCGATCGAGGACGCCGTTCGGGGCGTCGCTTCCGTCGCTGAGGACAAGGCCGGTCAGGCCTGCGGAGCCAGCCTCGCCAATCCGAAGGGCGAGGCGATCGTCACCGGCGAGGCGCGCTACACGATGGACGTCGCGATGGACGGGATGCTTCACCTCAAGGTCGTCCGCTCGCCGCATGCCCACGCACGGATCACGGCCGTCCGCAAGGACAAGGCGCTCGCCGTTCCGGGGGTTCACGCGGTTTTCACCTGGGAGGACGTCCCGAGGCGTGCGTTCACGACCGCCACGCACGACGACTTCAGCGTCGATCCCAACGACACCTACATGCTCGACGACGTCGCCCGCCACGTCGGTCAGCGGGTCGCCGCCGTGGTCGCCGAAACCGAAGCCGCCGCGGAACTCGGCTGCCGGCTGGTGGAGATCGACTACGAGCCGCTCCCGGCCGTCTTCGACGCCGATGAAGCGATGCTCCCCGACGCACCGCATCTCCACGGCGACAAGAACGTCGAATCGCGGATCGAGGACGCCGCGCATAACGTGTTCCGGAAAATCGAGGCCGAGGTCGGTGACGTGGCCCGGGGATTCGCCGAGGCGGACGCCGTGTATGAAGGCACGTTCTCGATGCCCAAGATCCAGCACGCGCACATGGAGACCCACGGTTCGATCGCCTGGCGCGCCGAGGACGGCCGCGTCCACGTCCGCACCAGCACCCAGGCGCCTCACCTCGTCAAGCTTAAACTCGCTTATCTGTTCCAGATGTTTCCCCACCAGATCCGCGTCTTTTCCGAGCACGTCGGCGGCGGGTTCGGCGGCAAGCAGGAGCTGCTGAGCGAGGACTTGTGCGTCCTGGCCGCGCTGAAGACCGGCCGCCCGGTGAAGTGGGAATTCACGCGGTCCGAGGAGTTCACCTCGTCGGTCTCGCGTCATCCGATGAAGATCACGATCAAGCTGGGGGCGAAGCGGGACGGCGTCCTCACGGCGATGCAGATCCATACCGTGTCCAACACGGGAGCCTACGGCAATCACGGCGGCGAGGTCCTTGGCGCGTCGATGAGTTCGTCGATGGCCACCTACCGATGCCCCAACAAGAAAGGGACCGGCTATGCGGTCTACACGAACACGCCCCCCTCGGGCGCCTTTCGGGGATACGGGGCGACGCAATCGGCCTTCGCCATCGAGTCGGCCATCGACGAACTGGGCCGCAAGCTGGGCGTCGACCCATTCACGATGCGGCGCAGGAACATGATACAGGCGCGCGATCCCGTCCATAGCATCTGGCCGACTCCGCACGACAGCGTGATCGGCAGCTACGGGCTGGATCAGTGCCTTGATCTCGTCGAGCAGGCGCTCGCGAGCGGTCGGGGCGAGCAGAAACCCTACGGCGACGAATGGCTGGAAGGGCGCGGCGTCGCCATCCACGCGCAGGACACCTCCGCCCCTTCGGAGCACCGCACGGAAGCCCATATGTCGCTGAAATCCCAGGGGACTTACCACCTCGCGGTGGGTTCCGCGGAATTCGGCAACGGCATCCGCAATGCGCAGCGGCAGGTCGCGGCCGCCGTCTTGAACACGCGAGCGGCGGCCGTCGCCATGGATTTCTCCGACACGGATCTGACCCCCTACGACACGGGCACCTTCGCCAGCGCCGGCATCAGCGTGGCGACATT contains:
- a CDS encoding FG-GAP repeat domain-containing protein, translated to MSVRNWAAILGASAILLTSARASEPGAGGRISWKKTTIEGKFRSEGVATADVNKDGKLDVLIGDSWYEAPSWVKHDIRKPGDYGDGLRSYSECMTCWADDVDRDGWPDQIVIGFPGGAAAWYENPKGKDGHWARHEIAPSACNETPLYTDLFGDGRRVLVMGSQPKGKQDEGRMAWFTPGSDPKQPWEMHPISEGKGGPGTQQFAHGLGVGDLNGDGRKDVICTGGWWEQPESNKTGTWAFHPAQLGDAVADMIAYDVNGDGKADVIASSAHRFGIWWFEQGATKDGSPTFTRHDLFPDLVSETHALIAADIDGDGLKDFVTGKRFWSHGRSEAGSDKPARLYWFKASKGTDGKTSFQPVEIDDQSGIGTQFEVLDFNGDKLLDVVTSNKKGVFLFEQVRAKE
- a CDS encoding carbonic anhydrase, whose protein sequence is MNTIDYIYRFDPKNPSAKPLPHDAEVARRVLEDGNRMFSKWMESCRTGTPSQGEPRYIVSCNGLEVGMPRTHGEMPTQSPFAVVVGCSDARVPTEMLFGQGFNDLFVIRVAGNVMGDVCQGSVDFALTDLSHSVRVVVVLGHSGCGAVTGAVDAYLRPLKFWSKSLSPMLRSLTQRIFVAVREAANGLKEVWGPGAREVPGYREALIESAVCINAAQAAFGLRQEVERNGQWEVEVLYGVHNIRNHQVCMPVDPTAPRSDENVQLVLAPSNPKEFQALAVQMAEILRPSSVPRHGHKHSIADGQAEDALHATELDDATS
- a CDS encoding ABC transporter ATP-binding protein, which translates into the protein MTLAIETHELTRYFNDFRAVDGIDLAVERGTVYGFLGPNGAGKSTTIKMLTGLLAPSGGRMSVLGRDMLDSRQALEAKRRVGVIPEDLALFDNLTAREYLTFVGRIHLMPKETIRNRSDELLSVLDLQGEEKKLTLEYSHGMKKKLAMAAALLPNPDLLFLDEPFEGVDAVTSSVIRDLLAGFVARGSTVFLTSHVLEIVERLCTHVGIIVKGRLVEQSSLNDLRQGATLEECFLKAAGADQVATRKLDWLEGVSS
- a CDS encoding molybdopterin-dependent oxidoreductase, with the translated sequence MSYRINGKAFAAEPRPGQCLRTFVRDLGWFGVKKGCDAGDCGACTVWLDGKPVHSCLVPAFRAEGREVTTLQGLAIDGGLHPMQQAFLDAQAFQCGFCAAGMIMTSASLSDEQKTDLPFHLKGNLCRCTGYHSIEDAVRGVASVAEDKAGQACGASLANPKGEAIVTGEARYTMDVAMDGMLHLKVVRSPHAHARITAVRKDKALAVPGVHAVFTWEDVPRRAFTTATHDDFSVDPNDTYMLDDVARHVGQRVAAVVAETEAAAELGCRLVEIDYEPLPAVFDADEAMLPDAPHLHGDKNVESRIEDAAHNVFRKIEAEVGDVARGFAEADAVYEGTFSMPKIQHAHMETHGSIAWRAEDGRVHVRTSTQAPHLVKLKLAYLFQMFPHQIRVFSEHVGGGFGGKQELLSEDLCVLAALKTGRPVKWEFTRSEEFTSSVSRHPMKITIKLGAKRDGVLTAMQIHTVSNTGAYGNHGGEVLGASMSSSMATYRCPNKKGTGYAVYTNTPPSGAFRGYGATQSAFAIESAIDELGRKLGVDPFTMRRRNMIQARDPVHSIWPTPHDSVIGSYGLDQCLDLVEQALASGRGEQKPYGDEWLEGRGVAIHAQDTSAPSEHRTEAHMSLKSQGTYHLAVGSAEFGNGIRNAQRQVAAAVLNTRAAAVAMDFSDTDLTPYDTGTFASAGISVATLAVERAAEALRESLLEAASTISNEPVERCRLDDEHVRCGDRSLTLRQLFEAAPLRDKLHVARKAYGSPRSTVFQAHGFRIAVHRVTGEIRILQSVQAVDAGKIINPMQARGQVEGGIAQGIGTTLFERMVIDASGVVVNSTFRNYRIPAFADIPRSEVVFVETHDRFGPLGAKPIGETPIIPVSAAMGNALADASGVRFHSLPLSADRIFSGLAESPRDSDAP
- a CDS encoding FAD binding domain-containing protein; this translates as MDLHAVEQVRRPARAEEIASWEAGFAWLAGGTWLFSEPQPDVHTLIDLESMNWPSLRSSEKGLEIASTCRVVELDQFVAEAPADWTAAPLFRQCCRSFLSSFKIWNEATVGGNICMSLPAGPMISLTAALEGVCTLWPRGGEPRRAAVVDFVTGDHQNILAPGELLRSIFLPAHALRKKFAFRRFALTHLGRSEALLIGTRCPAHGEFLLTITAATLRPVQLRFEGMPDAEELKRAIDAAAPFRLYLDDVHGSPAHRKHLTHYFGEQIRAELSL